A genomic window from candidate division WOR-3 bacterium includes:
- a CDS encoding isoprenyl transferase — MKIPQHIAIIMDGNGRWAKERNLPRILGHKEGIESVREIVRTAREIGIKYISLFTFSTENWQRPEEEVKGLFNLLESVAKKELKFLIKNGIRLKVVGSREELPLKTKKIIEEAEEKTKDNKDMFLILAINYGGRREIIDAINKILKNGKKEINEEEFKKYLYMPEVPDPDFLIRTSGEMRISNFFLFQIAYTELYFTEKYWPDFRREDFLKAIDEYTRRKRKFGRLFS; from the coding sequence ATGAAAATACCTCAACATATAGCTATAATAATGGATGGAAACGGCAGATGGGCAAAGGAGAGAAATTTACCGAGAATACTTGGACATAAAGAGGGGATTGAATCTGTAAGGGAAATTGTTAGAACTGCAAGAGAAATTGGAATAAAATACATTTCACTTTTTACTTTTTCCACTGAGAATTGGCAGAGGCCTGAAGAAGAAGTTAAAGGACTTTTTAATCTCCTTGAATCAGTCGCAAAAAAAGAACTTAAATTTTTGATTAAAAATGGAATAAGATTAAAAGTTGTGGGGAGCAGGGAAGAGTTGCCTTTAAAAACAAAAAAAATAATAGAGGAAGCAGAGGAAAAAACAAAGGATAATAAAGATATGTTCCTTATACTTGCTATTAATTATGGAGGAAGAAGAGAAATAATTGATGCAATAAATAAAATTTTAAAAAATGGAAAAAAAGAGATAAATGAAGAAGAATTTAAAAAATATTTATATATGCCTGAAGTTCCTGACCCTGACTTTTTAATAAGGACAAGTGGGGAAATGAGAATTTCCAATTTTTTCTTATTTCAAATTGCATATACAGAACTATATTTTACAGAAAAATACTGGCCTGATTTTAGAAGAGAGGATTTTTTAAAGGCAATTGATGAATATACGAGGAGGAAAAGAAAATTTGGGAGGCTTTTTTCTTAG
- a CDS encoding phosphatidate cytidylyltransferase has translation MNIRGGKENLGGFFLRIITGLVLFFIVLLLTLLGTLPLFFLIFIFLLFALWEYLRILYNTGFIINPHLIFIVDLIFFPFIIFFPPIRLSLLMLMIVIFFFLSFLSAEKRKGFNFLASSIVSIFYLVIPSTLFYQIRTLFGLKHIIFLLGCVIFFDSFSYFAGNLFGKRKIWERISQNKTIEGFLGGFLSVLIFSIIFSFFFRENTLKNIIPGIFISFFAFFGDLWESMLKREMGVKDSSNILPGHGGFLDRIDSLLLSIYFYFLYIANIV, from the coding sequence ATGAATATACGAGGAGGAAAAGAAAATTTGGGAGGCTTTTTTCTTAGAATAATAACCGGATTAGTTTTATTTTTTATAGTTTTATTATTAACATTACTTGGTACTTTACCTCTCTTTTTTTTAATTTTTATATTCTTACTCTTTGCTCTATGGGAATATTTAAGAATCTTATATAATACTGGTTTTATAATTAATCCCCATTTAATTTTTATTGTTGATTTAATTTTCTTTCCATTTATTATTTTCTTCCCTCCTATAAGGCTTTCACTATTAATGTTAATGATTGTTATTTTCTTTTTTTTATCGTTTCTTTCAGCAGAAAAAAGAAAAGGATTTAATTTTTTGGCATCTAGTATTGTGTCAATATTTTATTTAGTTATTCCTTCAACTTTATTTTATCAAATAAGAACACTTTTTGGGTTAAAACATATAATTTTTTTATTAGGATGTGTAATATTTTTTGATTCTTTTTCATATTTTGCGGGGAATTTGTTTGGTAAAAGAAAAATCTGGGAAAGAATTTCCCAGAATAAAACTATTGAAGGATTTCTTGGCGGTTTTTTATCAGTTTTAATTTTTTCAATAATTTTTTCATTTTTTTTCAGGGAAAATACTCTAAAAAATATAATCCCTGGAATTTTTATTTCTTTTTTTGCTTTTTTTGGTGACCTATGGGAATCTATGCTGAAAAGGGAAATGGGTGTAAAAGATTCCTCCAATATTTTACCAGGCCACGGAGGTTTTCTTGATCGTATTGATTCCCTTTTATTATCTATATATTTTTATTTTCTTTATATTGCCAATATAGTTTAA
- the metK gene encoding methionine adenosyltransferase, translating into MRKLKGISYFTSESVTEGHPDKLCDQVSDAILDAIIEKDPDARVACESLTSRGMFVIAGEITTDCYVEIPDIVRETIKLAGYTNPAYGLDYETVAVLTAIQSQAPDIAMGVDTGGAGDQGMMFGFAINETEELMPLPIMLAHKLCKRLADVRKNGTLPYLRPDGKSQVTVRYIDGKPDKVTAIVLSAQHDPDVSIKELREDLIEVVIEKIIPREMMDDNVKIFINPTGRFVIGGPQADTGLTGRKIMVDTYGGYARHGGGCFSGKDPTKVDRSASYMARYLAKNIVASGIAETCEIQIAYAIGVAEPVALYVNTYDTGKVPEEKIVKFIRERFDLTPRGIIDFLELRRPIYKRTACYGHFGREEEGFTWERTDSKEEFRELL; encoded by the coding sequence TTGAGAAAACTTAAAGGCATTTCATATTTTACTTCAGAATCAGTAACAGAGGGACATCCTGATAAACTCTGTGATCAGGTTTCAGATGCTATTCTTGATGCTATAATTGAAAAAGACCCTGATGCAAGGGTTGCATGTGAGTCTTTAACTTCAAGGGGAATGTTTGTTATTGCTGGTGAAATTACCACAGATTGTTATGTTGAAATACCTGATATTGTAAGAGAAACTATAAAATTAGCTGGTTATACTAATCCTGCTTATGGATTAGATTATGAAACTGTAGCTGTTCTTACTGCTATTCAATCACAGGCTCCTGATATTGCTATGGGGGTTGATACAGGTGGTGCAGGTGATCAGGGTATGATGTTTGGTTTTGCAATTAATGAGACTGAAGAACTTATGCCCCTTCCTATAATGCTTGCCCATAAACTTTGTAAAAGGCTCGCTGATGTGAGAAAAAATGGAACTTTACCCTATCTGAGACCTGATGGTAAATCTCAAGTGACAGTTAGATACATAGATGGAAAACCTGATAAGGTAACAGCAATTGTTCTTTCTGCTCAGCATGATCCTGATGTTTCAATAAAGGAGTTAAGGGAGGATTTGATTGAAGTTGTTATTGAGAAGATTATACCGAGGGAAATGATGGATGATAATGTGAAAATTTTTATAAATCCAACTGGTAGATTTGTAATTGGTGGACCACAAGCAGATACAGGTTTAACAGGAAGAAAGATTATGGTTGATACATATGGTGGATATGCAAGACATGGTGGTGGTTGTTTTTCAGGAAAAGATCCAACAAAGGTAGATAGATCTGCTTCTTATATGGCAAGGTATCTTGCTAAAAATATAGTTGCTTCAGGAATTGCAGAGACCTGTGAAATTCAGATTGCTTATGCCATAGGTGTAGCTGAACCTGTTGCTCTATATGTAAATACTTATGATACTGGAAAAGTACCTGAAGAAAAAATTGTTAAGTTTATAAGAGAAAGATTTGATCTCACTCCAAGAGGTATAATAGATTTTCTTGAATTAAGGAGACCCATTTACAAGAGAACTGCTTGTTATGGGCATTTTGGGAGAGAAGAGGAGGGATTTACCTGGGAAAGAACCGATAGCAAGGAAGAATTTAGAGAACTGTTATAA
- a CDS encoding arginine decarboxylase, pyruvoyl-dependent, whose protein sequence is MFKNYFLTRGFGVGETKLLSFDRALRSAKIENYNLVKISSILPPGVKKKKEVDLVPSSILYIAYGYLISDKRGETISAVCGVAIPEKEKDIGMIMEWSSYDKKEKGIEEVKRMLETAMNDRGIRIKKIEIVSIERKVEDFTCVFAGCAIF, encoded by the coding sequence ATGTTTAAAAATTATTTTTTAACAAGAGGATTTGGTGTAGGAGAAACTAAACTTCTTTCTTTTGATAGAGCTTTAAGAAGTGCCAAAATAGAAAACTATAATCTTGTAAAAATTTCAAGTATTCTTCCACCAGGTGTTAAAAAGAAAAAAGAAGTTGATTTAGTTCCCTCTTCAATTCTTTATATAGCTTATGGTTATTTAATTTCTGATAAAAGGGGCGAGACAATTTCAGCTGTATGTGGAGTTGCAATACCTGAAAAAGAAAAAGACATTGGAATGATAATGGAGTGGAGTTCTTATGATAAAAAAGAAAAGGGTATAGAGGAGGTTAAAAGGATGCTTGAGACAGCAATGAATGACAGAGGAATAAGGATAAAAAAGATAGAAATTGTTTCTATTGAAAGAAAAGTTGAAGACTTTACCTGTGTTTTTGCAGGTTGTGCAATTTTTTAA
- a CDS encoding spermidine synthase, with protein MKIENKYYVESFLNKILFYYKIENILYTGQTKFQKVDILRVSLLGKTVFLDEKIQSAECDEFIYHESLVHPALLLHSNPEFIYIAGGGEGATLREVLKHRSVKKVRMCDIDEEFVNLCKVYLPEWHRNSFDDERAEIVFKDAREDIESLSDDSLDIYISDLTEPIEGGPSALLFTEDYFKILDKKLRKGGISVFQAGSTVIYYYDFILSLYKTLKEIFPSVFIYEIFVPSFHMSWGFVISFKENLNLKEILNRLENKRENEIFKYLNFLNPDYVKKIFFLPEYFKSSLNTKGRILTDKTPFIWEGDV; from the coding sequence TTGAAAATAGAAAATAAATATTATGTTGAATCTTTTTTAAATAAAATACTTTTTTATTATAAAATTGAGAATATTTTATATACCGGACAAACAAAATTTCAGAAAGTTGATATTTTAAGGGTTTCCTTACTTGGTAAAACAGTTTTTCTTGATGAAAAAATACAGAGTGCTGAATGTGATGAATTTATATATCATGAATCACTTGTTCATCCTGCCCTCCTTTTACATTCAAATCCAGAGTTTATATATATAGCAGGAGGTGGTGAAGGTGCGACTTTAAGGGAGGTTTTAAAACACAGAAGCGTAAAAAAAGTTAGAATGTGTGATATAGATGAAGAATTTGTTAACTTGTGTAAAGTGTATTTACCAGAATGGCATAGAAATTCATTTGATGATGAAAGGGCAGAAATTGTTTTTAAAGATGCAAGGGAGGATATAGAGTCTTTGAGTGATGATTCCTTAGATATTTATATATCAGATCTTACAGAACCAATAGAGGGTGGACCATCTGCTCTTTTATTTACAGAGGATTATTTCAAAATTCTTGATAAAAAATTGAGAAAAGGTGGTATAAGTGTTTTCCAGGCTGGGTCAACAGTTATATATTATTATGATTTCATTCTTTCACTTTATAAAACTTTAAAAGAAATTTTTCCCTCTGTTTTTATATATGAGATATTTGTACCCTCTTTTCATATGTCTTGGGGATTTGTAATTTCCTTTAAAGAAAATCTAAACTTAAAAGAAATTTTAAACAGATTAGAAAATAAAAGAGAAAATGAAATTTTTAAGTATTTGAATTTTTTAAATCCTGATTATGTAAAAAAAATATTCTTTTTACCTGAATATTTTAAATCATCATTAAATACCAAAGGAAGGATTTTGACTGATAAAACCCCTTTTATCTGGGAAGGAGATGTTTAA
- a CDS encoding DUF3108 domain-containing protein, which produces MILFFLLSLAFSEGEELVFHVYYGTFGAGIAYLRVLKCDSIFHFQAQGHTNKFFSIIFYVNDRIDTYSDSNFLPLKQEKNLHEGTWKKSMWYKFDYDSLKVYDSDGKVSKIEKSAYDVLSIFYKLRNENFKIGDTLKLLLFADRKIYKIYTLVEKKEKLKTLIGEKDAIKLILLMEKSGEYKGKSGLEAIFGGKGGLEIWVSDDEKKVPLYMSTRVWFGSVRAVLKEIRKIENRK; this is translated from the coding sequence ATGATTTTATTTTTTCTTCTAAGTCTTGCTTTTTCAGAAGGAGAGGAACTTGTATTTCATGTTTATTATGGCACTTTTGGGGCTGGAATTGCTTATTTGAGAGTTTTAAAATGTGATTCTATTTTTCATTTTCAGGCACAGGGACATACAAATAAATTTTTTTCAATCATTTTTTATGTTAATGATAGGATTGATACTTATTCAGATTCTAATTTTTTACCTTTAAAACAAGAAAAAAATCTGCATGAGGGAACATGGAAAAAAAGCATGTGGTATAAATTTGATTATGATAGCTTAAAAGTGTATGACTCAGATGGTAAAGTGAGTAAAATTGAAAAGAGTGCTTATGATGTTTTATCTATTTTTTATAAATTAAGGAACGAAAATTTTAAAATCGGAGATACACTTAAACTTCTTTTATTTGCAGATAGAAAGATTTATAAAATTTATACACTTGTGGAGAAAAAGGAAAAACTTAAAACTCTTATTGGTGAAAAAGATGCAATAAAACTTATATTACTTATGGAAAAATCAGGTGAATATAAAGGTAAATCAGGTCTAGAAGCGATTTTTGGTGGAAAGGGTGGACTTGAAATCTGGGTTTCTGATGATGAGAAAAAGGTTCCCCTTTATATGTCTACAAGAGTATGGTTTGGTTCTGTAAGGGCAGTTTTAAAGGAGATAAGAAAAATTGAAAATAGAAAATAA
- a CDS encoding succinate dehydrogenase iron-sulfur subunit, protein MKVKFIIKRYIPELAKNGFDKYEIEVKEGMTVLDVLLYIKENLDPTLSLRFSCRMGICGSCGMIINGKPELACHTQIKKIVENGKIKVEPIPNLTLIRDLVPDLQSAFIKHKKIKPYLIRKDEKEQENPKREYKQTPSELLEYLQFSYCIQCGLCISSCPVSSTDEDFLEPYVLAQAYRYCIDSRDEGFSERLKIVSKSHGVLNCHFAGGCSKACPKGVDPALAIQLLKRLILKKTFGLLKDKRGNNIVPPYPEGPNKDKVPKAPPKSV, encoded by the coding sequence ATGAAAGTTAAATTTATCATCAAGAGATATATACCTGAGCTTGCGAAAAATGGTTTTGATAAATATGAAATAGAAGTTAAAGAGGGAATGACTGTTCTTGATGTTTTACTTTATATAAAAGAAAATCTTGATCCAACTTTAAGTTTAAGGTTTTCCTGCAGAATGGGAATATGTGGTTCATGTGGAATGATTATAAATGGAAAACCAGAGCTTGCCTGTCATACTCAGATTAAGAAAATTGTTGAAAATGGAAAAATTAAGGTTGAACCAATTCCAAATTTAACTTTAATTAGAGACCTTGTTCCAGATTTACAGAGTGCCTTTATTAAACATAAAAAAATTAAACCCTATTTAATTAGAAAAGATGAAAAAGAACAGGAAAACCCAAAAAGAGAATATAAACAAACCCCTTCTGAACTACTTGAATATCTGCAATTCAGTTATTGTATTCAGTGTGGTCTCTGTATTTCTTCCTGTCCTGTATCTTCAACTGATGAAGATTTTTTAGAACCTTATGTACTTGCTCAGGCTTATAGATACTGTATTGATTCAAGAGATGAAGGCTTTTCTGAAAGGCTTAAAATTGTTTCCAAAAGCCATGGTGTTTTAAACTGTCATTTTGCTGGTGGATGTTCAAAAGCCTGTCCAAAGGGTGTTGACCCAGCTCTTGCAATTCAACTTTTAAAAAGATTGATATTAAAGAAAACTTTTGGTTTGTTAAAAGACAAAAGGGGAAATAATATTGTTCCTCCCTATCCTGAAGGACCAAATAAAGATAAAGTTCCAAAAGCTCCACCTAAATCTGTTTGA
- a CDS encoding succinate dehydrogenase/fumarate reductase flavoprotein subunit — protein MEVHYYDLIILGSGLAGLRAALEASRKSDGKVKIALISKVQLIRSHSVCAEGGTGAAINQADGDSPLLHAWDTVKGSDFLADQDVVFRFVEKIIEEIYLLEHWGIPWSRREDGRINQRPFGGHSYPRAVFAEDKTGFFEMHTLYNRLQKYDNWDRFDEYFVTKLLIKDGKFHGCVAYNMSGGEMACFYGKACIIATGGAGRIYAFTTFSHSVTGDGYALAFREGIPLKDMEFMQFHPTGLVPSGILITEGARGEGGYLKNNKGERFMEKYAPKMMELAPRDIVSRSMMTEIREGRGFEGPDGLDYIHLDLTHLGKERLLERLPLVREVGIKYVGIDIIEKPLPVRPVQHYTMGGIHCDIDGKVYGTSNIWAAGEVACLSLHGANRLGTNSTAECLVWGAITGEKAIEYLKEAEEPQKMEDIVKDEYDRVFNKLLGKKGSENLYEIRRELRKTMDTHVGVFRDREGLEKALQKIKELKEKYKYIKLVDKSKVYNTELINALELENMLNVAEVVTVSALKREESRGAHARIDFPKRDDEKFLKHTLAYKDEKDGVRIEYIPVNITYWKPEERKY, from the coding sequence ATGGAAGTCCATTACTACGATTTGATTATCTTAGGTTCTGGTCTTGCTGGATTAAGAGCAGCTCTTGAGGCTTCAAGAAAATCAGATGGTAAAGTTAAGATAGCTTTAATTTCAAAAGTTCAGTTAATCCGTTCTCATAGTGTTTGTGCAGAGGGGGGGACCGGGGCTGCTATAAATCAAGCTGATGGAGATTCTCCCCTTTTACATGCATGGGACACAGTTAAAGGTTCTGATTTTCTTGCTGATCAGGATGTTGTTTTCAGATTTGTTGAGAAAATAATTGAAGAAATCTATTTACTTGAACACTGGGGAATCCCATGGTCAAGAAGGGAAGATGGGAGAATAAATCAAAGACCATTTGGAGGGCATTCTTACCCAAGAGCTGTTTTTGCAGAAGATAAAACAGGATTTTTTGAAATGCATACCCTTTATAACAGATTACAGAAATATGATAATTGGGATAGATTTGATGAATATTTTGTTACAAAACTTTTAATTAAGGATGGTAAATTTCATGGGTGTGTTGCCTACAATATGAGTGGCGGTGAAATGGCTTGTTTTTACGGTAAAGCCTGTATAATAGCAACAGGAGGAGCTGGAAGAATTTATGCTTTTACAACATTCTCTCACAGTGTAACAGGAGATGGTTACGCACTTGCCTTCAGGGAAGGTATACCTCTCAAGGATATGGAATTTATGCAATTTCATCCAACGGGTCTTGTTCCTTCGGGGATTCTCATAACAGAGGGTGCAAGGGGTGAGGGTGGATATCTAAAAAATAATAAAGGTGAAAGATTCATGGAAAAATATGCACCTAAAATGATGGAACTTGCTCCCAGAGATATAGTATCCCGGTCTATGATGACAGAAATAAGAGAGGGAAGAGGTTTTGAAGGTCCTGATGGATTGGATTATATTCATCTTGATTTAACTCATCTTGGAAAAGAAAGATTACTGGAAAGATTACCTCTTGTAAGAGAAGTCGGAATAAAATATGTGGGTATAGATATAATTGAAAAACCTCTTCCTGTGAGACCTGTCCAGCATTATACAATGGGAGGAATACATTGTGATATTGATGGAAAGGTTTATGGAACTTCAAATATCTGGGCAGCAGGTGAAGTTGCCTGCTTGTCTCTGCATGGTGCAAATAGATTGGGTACAAATTCTACAGCAGAATGCCTTGTCTGGGGAGCAATAACAGGTGAAAAGGCAATTGAATATTTAAAAGAAGCTGAGGAGCCACAAAAAATGGAAGATATTGTAAAGGATGAATATGACAGAGTTTTCAATAAGCTTTTAGGGAAAAAGGGTTCTGAAAATTTATATGAAATAAGGAGAGAATTAAGAAAAACAATGGATACCCATGTGGGAGTTTTTAGAGATAGAGAAGGACTTGAAAAAGCTTTACAAAAAATTAAGGAATTGAAAGAAAAATATAAGTATATAAAATTGGTGGATAAAAGTAAGGTTTATAACACTGAGCTTATAAATGCTTTAGAACTTGAAAATATGCTTAATGTTGCTGAGGTGGTTACAGTTTCAGCTTTAAAAAGAGAGGAATCAAGGGGAGCACATGCAAGAATTGATTTTCCGAAAAGGGATGATGAGAAATTTTTGAAACATACTTTGGCTTATAAAGATGAAAAAGATGGTGTGAGAATAGAATATATCCCTGTAAATATAACTTACTGGAAACCTGAAGAGAGAAAATATTAA
- the tatA gene encoding twin-arginine translocase TatA/TatE family subunit: protein MNIGFQEILLIFLIILLLFGAKKLPELARGLGTALKEFRKALRETEDSIKEIKEDTEKNTKEEKKILN, encoded by the coding sequence ATGAATATAGGTTTTCAAGAAATATTATTAATTTTTTTAATTATTTTACTTCTCTTTGGGGCTAAAAAATTGCCAGAACTTGCAAGAGGTCTTGGAACCGCTTTAAAGGAGTTTAGAAAAGCCTTAAGAGAAACTGAAGATTCTATTAAAGAAATAAAAGAAGATACTGAGAAAAATACTAAGGAAGAAAAAAAAATTTTAAATTAA
- a CDS encoding acetate--CoA ligase family protein, whose protein sequence is MKELSVLLNPKSVLLIGASRKEGSVGYVTLKNMILSGYKGTIYIVNPNAESILGNKCYKKIEDVPDIPELAVILVPSLYVPEVLKACSDKGIKVAIIISAGFKEAGPEGEKLEKEIEKISKERGIRILGPNCIGVINTDPEVRFTTNFASDMPKEGEISFISQSGAICVAILDFAKSRGIGFSKVISMGNKVDIDEVELLEYLGNDDKTKVILMYIEELKNGRKFIEVAKRVSKKKPILALKAGMSPEGARAVSSHTGSLAGEPLVYRTVFKQAGVIEVSSPLELFEYASLFASQPYPKGNSVGIVTNAGGPGIVATDALIENGLKVNELSEETKNKIKPFVSPHASLKNPVDLLAEADAEKFEVAVKALYEDKNIDAVYFLMAPQRMIDIEKVARVISNYAKRKEKTFVTVLMGVVDVEKGVNILREEGIPFYRFPDVAARALAHSLKYSNFIKERKETYRNFELDQSIKEYLKKNKGKGFIDLDLCFEILERAGFELLPWKRAFNEEDLIKKIKKIGFPCVLKIASGEVVHKMDEGGVILDIKDEKELLNSYRKMKERFKKKIKNYEKVIIQKMVKGDFKEIILGLKKDERFGHILLFGLGGIFVEVFKDVTFRLSPVSVEEADDMIREIKFYPFLKGVRGEKERDIEKIKDFILRLSFLSQFATEIKEMDLNPVFVFEKRKGAFIADARIRV, encoded by the coding sequence ATGAAAGAACTCTCGGTTCTTTTAAACCCTAAAAGTGTTCTTTTAATAGGAGCTTCAAGAAAAGAAGGAAGTGTAGGATATGTGACTTTAAAAAATATGATACTTTCAGGTTATAAGGGGACTATTTATATTGTTAATCCAAATGCTGAAAGTATTTTAGGAAATAAATGTTATAAAAAAATAGAGGATGTTCCCGATATTCCAGAACTTGCAGTTATTCTTGTCCCTTCTTTATATGTTCCTGAAGTTTTAAAAGCCTGTTCTGATAAAGGAATAAAAGTTGCTATTATAATAAGTGCAGGTTTTAAAGAAGCAGGTCCTGAGGGAGAAAAACTTGAAAAGGAAATAGAAAAAATTTCAAAAGAAAGGGGAATAAGAATTTTAGGTCCCAACTGTATAGGTGTGATTAATACTGATCCAGAAGTAAGATTTACAACAAATTTTGCAAGTGATATGCCAAAGGAAGGTGAAATTTCTTTTATATCACAGAGTGGAGCAATCTGTGTGGCGATTCTTGATTTTGCAAAATCAAGGGGTATTGGGTTTTCAAAGGTTATAAGTATGGGTAATAAAGTTGATATAGATGAAGTTGAACTTCTTGAATATCTTGGAAATGATGATAAAACTAAAGTTATTCTGATGTATATTGAAGAATTAAAAAACGGAAGAAAGTTTATTGAAGTTGCAAAAAGGGTGTCTAAGAAAAAACCAATTTTAGCCTTAAAAGCTGGAATGAGTCCTGAGGGTGCAAGAGCTGTTTCCTCTCATACTGGTTCTCTTGCAGGAGAACCACTTGTTTATAGAACAGTTTTTAAACAGGCAGGAGTTATTGAAGTTAGTTCTCCTTTAGAACTTTTTGAATATGCTTCACTTTTTGCTTCTCAACCTTATCCAAAGGGAAATAGTGTTGGAATAGTTACAAATGCAGGAGGACCTGGAATTGTTGCAACCGATGCTTTAATTGAAAATGGTTTAAAAGTAAATGAACTTTCAGAGGAGACAAAAAATAAAATTAAACCCTTTGTATCTCCACATGCTTCTTTAAAAAATCCCGTAGATTTACTTGCTGAAGCAGATGCTGAAAAATTTGAAGTTGCAGTAAAGGCGCTTTATGAGGATAAAAATATTGATGCTGTTTATTTTTTAATGGCGCCGCAGAGAATGATTGATATAGAAAAAGTTGCAAGGGTTATTTCAAATTATGCAAAAAGAAAAGAAAAAACTTTTGTGACTGTTTTAATGGGTGTTGTGGATGTAGAAAAAGGTGTAAATATTTTGAGAGAAGAGGGTATTCCATTTTATAGATTTCCTGATGTGGCAGCAAGGGCTCTGGCTCATTCCCTTAAATATTCTAATTTTATAAAGGAAAGAAAGGAAACATATAGGAATTTTGAACTGGATCAAAGTATTAAGGAGTACTTAAAGAAAAATAAAGGTAAAGGTTTTATTGATCTTGATTTATGTTTTGAAATTCTTGAAAGAGCAGGTTTTGAGCTTTTGCCATGGAAAAGGGCTTTTAATGAAGAGGATTTAATAAAAAAAATCAAAAAAATCGGGTTTCCCTGTGTTTTAAAAATTGCCTCAGGAGAAGTTGTTCATAAAATGGATGAAGGTGGAGTGATTCTTGATATAAAAGATGAAAAGGAACTTTTAAATTCTTATAGAAAAATGAAAGAAAGATTCAAGAAAAAAATTAAAAATTATGAAAAAGTTATCATCCAGAAAATGGTTAAAGGTGATTTTAAGGAAATAATTCTTGGTTTAAAAAAGGATGAAAGGTTCGGTCATATTTTATTATTTGGGCTCGGAGGAATTTTTGTGGAGGTTTTTAAGGATGTAACCTTCAGACTAAGTCCTGTTTCAGTGGAAGAAGCTGATGATATGATAAGAGAAATAAAGTTTTATCCATTTTTAAAAGGTGTAAGAGGTGAAAAGGAGCGGGATATTGAGAAAATAAAGGATTTTATATTGAGACTTTCTTTTCTCTCTCAATTTGCTACTGAAATAAAAGAAATGGATTTAAATCCTGTTTTTGTATTTGAAAAGAGAAAAGGAGCCTTTATTGCAGATGCGAGGATAAGAGTTTAA
- a CDS encoding cob(I)yrinic acid a,c-diamide adenosyltransferase: MRITKVFTGKGDEGFSSYWKNKLERKDSKIFHALGDLDELNSLLGFCYFYSQDQDLKEEVEKLQKLIFIAGAQLIIPEEEKGPELNENILKEMEEKIYKLSESLGPLKEFILPSGNLASLYFHLARAVSRRAERSVAALLDEFKSAKVVLKFLNRLSDYLFLLGREITRREGGYERTLGSFKP; this comes from the coding sequence TTGAGAATTACAAAGGTTTTCACAGGTAAGGGGGACGAGGGTTTTTCTTCTTACTGGAAAAACAAATTAGAAAGAAAAGATTCTAAAATATTCCATGCGCTTGGAGATTTAGATGAATTAAATTCACTTCTGGGTTTCTGTTACTTCTACTCTCAGGATCAAGATTTAAAAGAGGAAGTTGAAAAACTTCAAAAACTTATCTTTATTGCAGGGGCTCAGCTTATTATTCCTGAAGAAGAAAAAGGTCCAGAATTGAATGAAAATATTCTTAAGGAAATGGAAGAAAAAATTTATAAATTAAGTGAGAGTTTGGGACCCCTTAAAGAGTTCATCCTACCATCAGGAAATCTGGCATCTTTATATTTTCATTTAGCAAGAGCTGTTTCAAGAAGAGCTGAGAGGAGTGTAGCTGCTCTTCTTGATGAATTTAAATCAGCTAAAGTTGTCTTAAAATTTCTTAATAGATTATCTGATTATTTATTTTTGCTTGGAAGAGAAATTACAAGGAGGGAGGGTGGGTATGAAAGAACTCTCGGTTCTTTTAAACCCTAA
- the rpmA gene encoding 50S ribosomal protein L27, producing MAHKKGMGSSKNGRDSHSKYLGIKRWDGMFVKAGEVLVRQRGTRFWPGWNVKRGGDDTLFALKEGFVKFERKKNRVYVSVYSENELSN from the coding sequence ATGGCACATAAAAAAGGAATGGGTTCATCAAAAAACGGAAGGGATTCTCATTCCAAATACCTGGGAATAAAGAGATGGGATGGAATGTTTGTTAAAGCTGGAGAAGTACTTGTTAGGCAGAGAGGCACAAGATTCTGGCCTGGCTGGAATGTTAAAAGAGGAGGAGATGATACTTTATTTGCTTTAAAAGAAGGGTTTGTAAAATTTGAAAGGAAAAAGAATAGAGTCTATGTATCTGTGTATTCAGAAAACGAACTTTCTAATTGA